The following coding sequences are from one Lysinibacillus sp. FSL W8-0992 window:
- a CDS encoding phage lytic cycle repressor MrpR family protein, translating into MLKDNVFNKDIKEWYLTSLDIKDNSLTTYFSLFNKATQIENQKNKDIFDMNKVELEELFYSLKSPSPQPLSASIGFISRYIDWAIMNGHTKNRSQRLPSIIDMEYCSRFVFKASIVRYTREQLLTYMRLFDDQRHAVFLLCLFEGIKGEGYSEILNLKMEDLSSENGNYFAKLTSKGCRRKINITEDLYWKLEKLDKVSSTSLIPKQGQKYFSDNTYIFKKANVNSNDIQLRASFGNRALELAKTVFDNNNLIASTIQISGMMWYIWDMIKDNEIKIVNKELLDKVAIKYDTGFANKDNKYVSYSVLKHKLDFDFMRKNYGHFNIEL; encoded by the coding sequence ATGCTGAAAGATAATGTATTTAATAAGGATATTAAGGAATGGTATTTAACATCTTTAGATATAAAGGATAATAGTTTAACTACGTATTTCTCACTCTTCAATAAAGCAACTCAAATTGAAAATCAAAAAAATAAAGATATTTTTGATATGAATAAAGTAGAGTTAGAAGAGTTATTTTATAGTTTGAAATCTCCTAGCCCACAACCGTTAAGTGCGTCCATAGGTTTTATTTCTAGATATATAGATTGGGCAATAATGAACGGACATACAAAAAATCGTTCACAAAGGTTACCGAGCATCATTGATATGGAATACTGTAGTAGATTTGTTTTTAAAGCGTCGATTGTCAGATACACAAGAGAACAATTACTAACTTATATGCGTTTATTTGACGACCAAAGACATGCGGTATTTTTATTATGTTTATTTGAGGGAATAAAAGGAGAAGGGTATAGCGAAATATTAAATTTAAAAATGGAGGATTTAAGTAGTGAAAACGGAAATTATTTTGCTAAGTTGACGAGTAAAGGCTGTAGAAGAAAAATAAATATTACAGAAGATCTTTATTGGAAGCTTGAAAAACTGGACAAAGTATCGTCTACTAGTTTAATCCCTAAACAAGGCCAAAAATACTTCTCTGACAATACCTATATCTTTAAAAAAGCAAATGTAAATAGTAACGATATTCAACTGAGAGCTTCCTTCGGGAATAGAGCATTGGAATTAGCAAAAACAGTTTTTGATAATAATAATTTAATTGCCAGTACAATACAGATCTCAGGAATGATGTGGTATATATGGGACATGATAAAAGATAATGAAATAAAAATAGTAAATAAAGAACTACTTGATAAAGTCGCAATTAAATATGATACTGGTTTTGCGAACAAAGATAACAAGTATGTAAGTTATTCTGTTCTTAAACATAAATTAGATTTTGATTTTATGAGAAAAAACTATGGACACTTTAATATTGAGCTATAG
- a CDS encoding MFS transporter, which yields MDYIEKGTKAFNRANWALFLAGFITFANLYVSQPLLPTFAEEFHVSPAVASLSLSVTTLALSISMIIVGSLSEAWGRKSLMTISIFAASALTLALAFSPNFETILVLRVIQGVVFAGLPAIAMAYLGEEIAPTSLGVAMGLYISGNSVGGLSGRVIIGTLTDLYNWQVGMIVLGVISLMISVLFIWMLPNSKNFTARPLQIKALTKSLIQHLKDPSMLCLFGISFVLMGSFVTLYNYIGFKLMAPPYNLSATIVGWIFVIYLVGTFSSAWFGSLADRFGRQKMLLLAIAIMLAGAIITLQSLLLLKILGITVFTFGFFAAHSIASGWVSKRATHDKAQASSLYLFFYYFGSSVGGTAGGVFWMHFGWVGVIAMITVFLVIACMLTFVLKSVIAKQRLFTGLVK from the coding sequence ATGGACTATATAGAGAAGGGAACAAAAGCATTTAACAGAGCAAATTGGGCTTTATTTTTAGCAGGGTTTATTACCTTCGCGAACTTATATGTTTCGCAACCGTTACTACCGACGTTTGCCGAAGAGTTTCATGTCTCACCAGCAGTTGCAAGTTTGTCATTATCGGTAACTACATTGGCACTATCGATTAGTATGATAATTGTCGGCTCGTTATCTGAAGCTTGGGGAAGAAAGTCGTTAATGACAATATCTATATTTGCAGCATCGGCTTTAACGTTAGCACTAGCTTTTTCACCAAACTTTGAAACTATATTAGTATTGCGTGTTATTCAAGGAGTTGTGTTTGCTGGGCTACCAGCTATTGCTATGGCTTATTTAGGCGAGGAAATTGCTCCGACTAGTTTAGGCGTTGCGATGGGGCTCTACATAAGCGGCAATTCTGTAGGGGGGCTAAGTGGTCGTGTCATTATCGGTACATTGACAGACTTGTATAACTGGCAAGTTGGCATGATTGTGCTTGGCGTAATTAGTTTGATGATTAGTGTGTTATTTATATGGATGCTACCGAATTCCAAAAATTTTACGGCACGGCCGTTACAAATAAAGGCGCTAACAAAATCACTTATTCAGCATTTAAAGGATCCATCTATGCTTTGTTTATTTGGTATTAGCTTTGTGTTAATGGGAAGCTTTGTGACGCTTTACAACTATATTGGTTTTAAATTAATGGCACCACCATATAATTTAAGTGCCACAATTGTCGGGTGGATATTCGTTATTTATTTAGTAGGGACATTTAGCTCGGCATGGTTCGGCAGTTTGGCCGATCGGTTTGGGCGTCAAAAAATGTTATTGTTAGCAATTGCTATTATGCTTGCAGGTGCAATTATTACATTACAAAGTCTTCTTTTGTTAAAAATATTAGGTATTACAGTTTTCACATTTGGATTTTTTGCAGCCCATTCAATAGCGAGTGGCTGGGTAAGCAAACGTGCAACTCATGATAAGGCACAAGCATCATCACTGTATTTATTTTTCTATTATTTTGGCTCGAGTGTTGGTGGAACCGCAGGGGGTGTGTTTTGGATGCACTTCGGCTGGGTAGGCGTAATTGCAATGATAACAGTATTTTTAGTCATTGCTTGTATGCTAACATTTGTATTAAAAAGCGTCATTGCGAAACAACGGTTATTTACCGGCTTAGTAAAGTGA
- a CDS encoding GNAT family N-acetyltransferase has product MEIIINHELSLRTITLDDAEAVFALTDNSREYLREWLPWLDFTKELSDTKSYIEGCIAGYEAKSSMSLAIIFRDKIVGIAGFNTINYSNKIAAIGYWLGKDAQGHGIMTKTVQALLQYAFDGLQLNKVEIRAAVGNTKSRAIPERLNFTTEGTIRAAEWLYDHYVDHVVYGMLASEWK; this is encoded by the coding sequence ATGGAAATTATTATCAATCATGAATTATCGTTACGAACAATCACTTTAGATGATGCAGAGGCTGTTTTCGCGCTAACAGATAATTCGAGAGAATATTTACGTGAATGGTTACCGTGGTTGGATTTCACAAAAGAGCTTTCGGATACAAAAAGCTATATCGAAGGCTGTATTGCTGGCTATGAAGCAAAAAGTAGCATGTCGCTAGCTATTATTTTCCGCGATAAAATTGTAGGAATCGCGGGCTTTAATACTATTAATTATAGTAATAAAATTGCAGCAATCGGCTATTGGCTCGGTAAAGACGCTCAAGGCCATGGCATAATGACCAAAACAGTACAAGCATTATTACAATATGCGTTTGACGGACTACAACTAAATAAAGTTGAAATCCGTGCTGCTGTGGGCAACACAAAGAGCAGGGCTATCCCTGAACGACTTAATTTCACAACAGAAGGAACAATTCGTGCTGCAGAGTGGCTATACGACCACTACGTCGACCACGTCGTTTACGGCATGCTTGCGAGCGAGTGGAAATAA
- a CDS encoding flotillin family protein encodes MSMDILIVLGIVAFILIALVALYVTKYRTAGPDEALIVTGSYLGSKNVHKDESGNRIKIIRGGGTFVFPIFQQAQPLSLLSSKLEVTTPEVYTEQGVPVMADGTAIIKIGGSISEIATAAEQFLGKQKAEREGEAREVLEGHLRSILGSMTVEEIYKNRDKFSQEVQRVASQDLAKMGLVIVSFTIKDVRDKNGYLDSLGKPRIAQVKRDADIATAVAEKETRIKRAEASKEAQKAEIERATEIAEAEKENQLKVAEFRREQDIAKARADQAYELETARAKQEVTEQEMQIRIIERQKQIELEEKEILRREKQYDSEVKKKADADRYAVEQNAEAEKMRELAQADAEKYRIESLAKAEAEKIRLDGIAKADAERAQGETEADIIRLRGLAEAEAKRKIAEAFEYYGQAAVLDMVVRMMPEYAKELASPLGNIDKITVVDTGGGEGGSGANKVTSYATNLMSTLQETLKETSGIDVKELIESYAGKHTLRPELERIATELVKQPEPVATEKQKETVEQ; translated from the coding sequence ATGTCGATGGATATTTTGATTGTTCTAGGAATTGTAGCATTTATTTTAATCGCTCTTGTAGCACTATATGTAACAAAGTATCGTACAGCGGGTCCTGATGAAGCACTGATTGTAACAGGTAGCTATCTTGGCTCAAAAAATGTACATAAAGATGAGTCAGGAAATCGAATTAAAATTATTCGTGGGGGCGGTACATTCGTCTTCCCGATTTTCCAGCAAGCTCAACCATTAAGCTTACTATCAAGTAAATTAGAAGTTACAACACCTGAAGTTTATACGGAACAGGGTGTTCCAGTAATGGCAGATGGTACAGCAATTATTAAAATTGGTGGTTCTATTTCAGAAATCGCTACAGCTGCTGAGCAGTTTTTAGGAAAGCAAAAGGCAGAACGTGAAGGTGAAGCACGTGAAGTATTGGAAGGACACTTACGTTCAATTTTAGGGTCGATGACGGTTGAGGAAATTTATAAAAACCGAGATAAATTCTCGCAAGAGGTACAACGTGTTGCTTCTCAAGATTTAGCGAAGATGGGTCTTGTTATTGTTTCCTTTACAATTAAAGATGTGCGCGATAAAAATGGTTATCTTGATTCACTTGGTAAGCCGAGAATTGCACAAGTTAAACGAGATGCAGATATTGCGACTGCAGTTGCAGAAAAAGAAACACGTATTAAGCGTGCAGAAGCATCAAAAGAAGCACAAAAGGCTGAAATAGAACGTGCAACAGAAATTGCGGAAGCTGAAAAAGAAAATCAATTAAAAGTGGCGGAATTCCGTCGTGAGCAAGATATTGCGAAAGCTCGTGCAGACCAAGCTTATGAATTAGAAACTGCACGTGCCAAACAGGAAGTAACTGAACAAGAAATGCAAATTCGCATTATTGAACGTCAAAAGCAAATTGAATTAGAAGAAAAAGAGATTTTACGTCGTGAAAAGCAATACGATTCAGAAGTGAAGAAAAAAGCAGATGCTGATCGTTATGCAGTTGAGCAAAATGCAGAAGCTGAAAAAATGCGTGAGCTTGCGCAAGCAGATGCTGAGAAATATCGTATTGAGTCGTTAGCAAAGGCAGAAGCGGAGAAGATTCGTTTAGATGGTATCGCGAAAGCGGATGCCGAACGTGCGCAAGGTGAAACAGAAGCAGATATTATTCGCCTACGAGGTCTTGCAGAAGCTGAAGCGAAACGTAAAATTGCAGAAGCCTTCGAGTACTACGGTCAAGCAGCTGTCCTTGATATGGTTGTACGCATGATGCCAGAGTATGCGAAAGAGCTTGCAAGTCCACTAGGCAATATCGATAAAATTACAGTTGTTGATACTGGTGGCGGAGAAGGCGGAAGTGGTGCCAATAAGGTGACTTCTTATGCAACGAACTTAATGTCAACACTACAGGAAACATTAAAAGAAACGTCAGGCATTGATGTGAAGGAATTAATCGAAAGCTACGCTGGTAAGCACACATTGAGACCAGAGCTTGAGCGTATTGCGACAGAGCTAGTGAAACAGCCAGAACCTGTTGCTACAGAAAAACAAAAAGAAACAGTTGAACAATAA
- a CDS encoding TetR/AcrR family transcriptional regulator, translating into MRKEAEERRNEILDVADKLFGQKGFDGTSTNEILEKVGIARGTLYYHFKSKEDIMDALIERYTVQILESAKKIAADKNVSVYERIIGVVMALNISDGNGKEVIEHMHKPQNALMHQKIQKVIVNEVPPVLTGVIREGIEQGLFHTPYPYECMEMIVAYTNTVFDDAMVNLTNDEFAGRVQALIFNVERLLGVESGSLMHMMRMFDNGKEGS; encoded by the coding sequence ATGCGAAAAGAAGCTGAAGAGCGTCGAAACGAAATACTGGATGTAGCTGATAAGCTTTTCGGTCAAAAAGGTTTTGATGGCACAAGTACAAACGAAATTCTAGAAAAAGTAGGTATTGCACGGGGTACGCTGTATTATCACTTTAAGTCGAAAGAGGATATTATGGATGCGTTGATTGAACGCTATACGGTGCAAATTTTAGAATCTGCCAAGAAAATTGCTGCTGATAAGAATGTATCCGTCTATGAGCGTATTATCGGCGTTGTCATGGCATTGAATATTAGTGACGGTAACGGCAAAGAAGTAATAGAGCATATGCATAAGCCACAAAATGCTCTTATGCATCAGAAAATACAAAAAGTTATAGTTAACGAAGTTCCGCCAGTATTAACGGGGGTTATTCGTGAAGGCATTGAGCAAGGACTATTTCATACGCCATATCCGTATGAATGTATGGAAATGATTGTGGCATATACCAATACTGTTTTTGATGATGCAATGGTCAATTTGACGAATGATGAGTTCGCGGGTCGAGTACAAGCATTAATTTTTAACGTCGAACGACTTTTAGGAGTTGAAAGTGGAAGTCTTATGCACATGATGAGGATGTTTGACAATGGAAAAGAAGGAAGCTGA
- a CDS encoding 3D domain-containing protein → MKHLGILMNVYKITFILLLLFILMNFTLEDKKLHKSSHNGEELLQNSPKIKLETSMKMIRSKAITLRQEKLQIEKEKQRLKHDAMIRKEKILLVEQSKNPSSKEKVQTISNQEKQKQNTKKWMKFNASYYGPDCKGCSGITVTGINVRETNYYNGFRIVAVDPSVLPLGTIVEIKTPYESFRAISADKGGAIKGYKLDILVESEEVATKYGRHNVQVRIIHYP, encoded by the coding sequence TTGAAGCATCTAGGTATTTTAATGAATGTATATAAAATAACGTTTATATTATTACTACTTTTTATTTTAATGAATTTTACCTTGGAAGATAAAAAACTACATAAAAGCAGTCATAATGGTGAAGAACTATTACAAAATTCCCCAAAGATCAAGTTAGAAACCTCTATGAAAATGATTCGTAGTAAAGCAATAACTTTAAGGCAAGAAAAATTACAAATAGAAAAGGAAAAGCAGAGGTTGAAACATGATGCTATGATTAGAAAAGAAAAAATCTTGCTAGTTGAACAAAGTAAGAATCCGTCTTCTAAAGAGAAAGTTCAAACAATCAGCAACCAAGAGAAACAAAAACAAAACACTAAAAAGTGGATGAAATTTAATGCATCATATTATGGTCCCGATTGCAAAGGTTGTAGTGGTATTACAGTAACGGGCATTAATGTTCGTGAAACTAATTATTATAATGGGTTCAGGATTGTAGCGGTGGATCCATCAGTACTTCCATTAGGAACTATTGTAGAAATAAAGACACCATATGAATCATTTAGAGCTATTTCAGCAGATAAAGGAGGAGCCATCAAAGGTTATAAGTTAGATATTCTAGTAGAATCTGAAGAAGTAGCAACAAAATACGGCAGACATAATGTGCAAGTACGTATTATTCATTATCCTTAA
- a CDS encoding methyl-accepting chemotaxis protein — MKMIEALALSAHYIHLALKEEAIVAVIEKESETVVKYLAGKRVDTGYVDGQKVNANDQNVFIAFAGKNADVIIPEDVYGIAINAFAFPIRENGKVIGALAFGLPIDNELKLEQYMNTMDNIVNNLQDKVHTIASHSEELAATSEEINKQAQHALEDSEKTNDVTDLIKSISRQTNLLGLNASIEAARAGQHGAGFNIVAQEVRKLSFETSSATENIEASLRNINRNLDNLKQNMGQINDATNEQAQLVQDFSEIIEELTTLSQEMKGFMHNALK, encoded by the coding sequence ATGAAAATGATTGAAGCTTTAGCTCTATCAGCGCACTATATCCATCTTGCATTAAAAGAGGAAGCGATTGTAGCTGTCATTGAGAAGGAAAGTGAAACAGTTGTAAAATATTTAGCAGGCAAACGTGTAGACACAGGTTATGTGGATGGCCAAAAAGTAAATGCGAATGATCAAAATGTGTTCATCGCCTTTGCTGGAAAAAATGCAGATGTCATCATTCCCGAGGACGTATACGGTATTGCCATCAATGCTTTTGCATTTCCGATTCGAGAAAATGGTAAAGTTATTGGGGCACTAGCCTTTGGATTACCAATTGATAATGAGCTCAAACTCGAACAGTATATGAATACAATGGATAATATCGTGAATAATCTTCAAGATAAAGTACATACCATCGCCTCCCATTCAGAGGAGTTAGCAGCAACTAGTGAGGAAATTAACAAACAGGCGCAACACGCGCTTGAGGATTCCGAAAAAACAAATGATGTTACAGATTTAATAAAAAGTATTTCTCGTCAAACGAATTTACTTGGCTTAAATGCGTCGATTGAAGCGGCTCGCGCAGGTCAGCATGGAGCAGGTTTTAATATCGTTGCACAGGAAGTCAGAAAACTTTCATTTGAAACTTCTAGTGCAACGGAAAATATTGAAGCTTCTCTTCGCAATATTAATAGAAATCTTGATAATCTAAAACAAAATATGGGACAAATCAATGATGCAACAAATGAACAGGCCCAACTTGTGCAAGATTTTAGTGAAATTATTGAAGAACTAACAACGCTAAGTCAAGAAATGAAGGGCTTTATGCATAATGCTTTGAAATAA
- a CDS encoding NfeD family protein, with protein sequence MTLFGYTLEQIYLVVLIFAGLATVLFMFFGDAVEGIGEGLPIFNPSVILSFITLMSAAGFILEKLAFFPSVWNIGVAAVIGVILSALFYLFILVPLKSADVSLAYTEESLEGQLGKVIVPIPSDGFGEVVIETTSGMIAKRATGFDNEVIDYDTTVLVVEVRAGTLFVRAYEKKFI encoded by the coding sequence TTGACGCTATTTGGCTATACATTGGAGCAAATTTATTTAGTGGTATTAATTTTCGCGGGACTGGCAACGGTTTTGTTTATGTTTTTCGGTGATGCTGTCGAGGGCATAGGAGAGGGTCTACCGATTTTTAATCCAAGTGTCATTCTTTCTTTCATTACGTTAATGTCAGCAGCTGGATTTATTTTAGAAAAGTTAGCCTTTTTCCCTAGCGTTTGGAATATAGGTGTAGCTGCTGTAATTGGAGTTATTTTAAGTGCCCTATTTTATTTATTTATTCTCGTTCCACTAAAATCTGCTGATGTCTCATTAGCCTATACAGAAGAATCACTTGAAGGTCAGTTAGGTAAGGTAATTGTACCGATACCGTCTGATGGCTTTGGTGAAGTTGTCATTGAGACTACAAGCGGTATGATTGCAAAGCGTGCAACAGGCTTTGACAATGAGGTAATTGATTATGATACGACAGTCCTTGTAGTTGAAGTGAGGGCAGGCACTCTTTTTGTGAGAGCCTATGAAAAAAAATTTATTTAA